In Deltaproteobacteria bacterium, the sequence AGGTCCTTCATGGAGTGCACCGCCACGTCGATGTCGCCGCGCAGGAGCGCCTCTTCGATTTCCTTGATGAACACGCCCTTGGTGCCGATCCGCTCGATGGGAACATTCTGGAAACGGTCGCCGCTGGTGCGGATGGGCACGATCTCCACCGCGGCTTGCGGATGGTGCTCGCGGATACGGTCCTGGACCCATTCCGCCTGGACCAGGGCCAGCGGGCTGCGCCGGGTGCCGATGCGAAACCTGTTCATGGCGCGGTCGCGGTGCCTTTCCGGCCCGCGCTACCCCTCTCCACCCCTGGATTCCCGCTTTCGCGGGAATGACGTTTCGGGGGGACGCCCCGGCACCCGTTCCTCGTCCGGGTCGGCGTCGGGAAGGTGCCCTGGTACCCGCTCCTCGTCCAGGTCGGCGTCGGGGGGACCTCCCGGCACCGGCTCCTCGTCCAGGTCGAACAGCGCCCGGACGGCGTCGTCGTAGGCTGCGTCGTTGCCGGGCTGCTGCTTGAGACGCGTGAGCGGCGCGTGAAGGATCTTGTTGATCATGGCCGCGGTCAGGTCCTCTATGGCCTTGCGCTCCCGCTCCGACACGTCCTTGAGGCTCGATTCCAGCGACTTCTTGAGCTCGCCCCGCCGGATCTCCTCGAGCTTCCGCTTGAGCGCCACGATGGTGGGGACCTGATCCAGGGACGTCAACCACCGATGGAACGCCTCCACCTCCTGGTCGACGATCTCCTCCCCCTTGTCCGCCTCGCTTTCCCGCCCGCGGAGGTTCTCCCGCGCCACGTCGGTGAGGTCGTCGATGTGATAGAGGTAGACGTTGTCCAGGTCGTTGATGAGCGGGTCGAAGTTCCTGGGTACGCCGAGGTCGATGAGGAACATGTTGTCCTGCTTGCGCTCCCGCAGCACCTCGGCCGCGGTGTCGCGCGTCATCAGCGCCTGCTCCGACTCCACCGAGCCGATGACCACGTCCGCCAGCCTGAGATAGCGGTCGTAGTCCTCGAAACGGATGGGGCTGGCCTCGAAACGGTCCGCCAGCTCCACCGCCTTCTCGAAAGTCCGGTTGGTGATCATCAGGCTGCGCACGCCGTTCTCCACCAGGTGGCGCACCAGCGCTTCGCCCATGGCGCCGGAGCCGATGACCATGACGGTCTTCTCCTCCAGCCTGTCGAAGATGCGCCGGGCCAGGTCCACCGCCACCGAGCCCACGGACACCGGGCGGTTGGCGATGCCCGTGTCCTGCCGCACCCGCTTGGCCACGGCGAAGGAGCGATGGAAGAGCCGGTGCAGGATGCTCCCGACGGTGCCGGCCTGCTGCGCGATGGCGTAGTACTCCTTCAACTGACCGAGGATCTGGGGCTCGCCCACGACCATGGAGTCCAGGCTGGAGGCCACGCGGAAGACGTGGCGCACCGCGTTCTTCCGCGCGTGGTGGTAGAGCTGGTCCTGGGTAGGCTTCAGGTGGACATCGGGCTGGCTCTTGAGAAAGTCCTCGATCTCGGCGAGCCCGGCGTGGCCGTCCCGCGCCACCGCCACCACTTCCACGCGGTTGCACGTGGACAGGATCACCCCCTCGTCCACCGACGGGAGCGTCAGCAGATCCTGCAAGGCGCCGTCCACGAGCTTGGCCGGGAACGCAAGCTGCTCCCGCACCTCCACGGGCGCGGTGCGGTGATTCACCCCGACCACGAGGATCTGGTGCAGCACGTGGTGCGCCGGCTCACTCAAAGCGGCCTCCGTGCCGGCTCAGGAAGAAGGCGTCGCCCCAGAGGAAATAGCCCAGGACGATCAGAAATCCGGCGATCGTCCAGACCGCCGCCTTGCGTCCGCGCCAACCGGCCGTCAGCCGGCCGTGGAGCAGGATGCCGTACAGCAGCCACGTCAGCGCCGAAGTGATCTGGCGCGGATCCCAGGACCAGAAGTTGCCCCAGTGCGCGTACGCCCACACGCTGCCCGTAAGGATGCCCAGGGTCATGAACGGGAAGCCCCACACCAGGAAGATCTTGTTGAGACGGTCCAGGGTCTCCAAGGCCGGCACGGTGCGGCTCAGCCCGGTCATGCGCTTCTGCTTGAGCTGTCGCCGCACCACCAGGTAGACGACGCTCACCGCGAACGCCAGAGCGAAGACCGCGTTCCCCAACAGCGCCAGCGTCACGTGCAGCGGCAGCCAGTAGGTCAGCAGCGCCGGCGGCGTCTCCAGCCCCGGTTCCCCCAACGCGATGGAGCGCAGCGACATCAGAAACGCCAGCGGGGCGACGAAGCCTCCCAGGATGGGGAGCCGGTACTGGAGCTGTACGGTCAGGTAGACGCCCACCATCAGCCAGCCGTAGAACGAGTGCGTGGCCGCGGTCTGGGCGAGGGCGGGGAAGCCCGCGTCATGAAAGAGGAAGGCGAACTTTACCGCATGGCCGACGAAACCGGCGAGCAGCAGCCACTGACCCGCGCGGGAGAAGGACTCCCGCTGCGAGAACAGGTAGAGGATGAATGCGCCGGTCGCCAGCAGGTAGAAGCCCGCGGTGGCCTGAAGAAGGCTCTGGTACATGGTTTCCGACGATTATATCGCATCGGCGGAGCAGGGTGTAACGGGCATATCGACGACGCGCGCCCGGACCCGTCGGGAGGATTCAGAGGCAGGGGCGGCCGTGCCGACCCACCCGTATCCGGTCACGATTGAGTGCCGGGGATTCTGAGGCGCTGGCCGACGTGGATCCGGTTCCGGTTGCGGATGCCGTTGGCGCGCTGGAGGGCGGCCAGCGACACCCGATAGCGGTCGGCGATGGCGGAAAGCGTTTCCCCCCGGCGCACGCGGTGGTACAAGCGCCTTGGCTTCGCGACCTTTTGGGTGCCCGGTATCTCCAACCGTTGTCCGACGCGCAAACGCCGCACGCTCTGCACGCGGTTCGCTCTCCGGATCGCAC encodes:
- the hemA gene encoding glutamyl-tRNA reductase, with the protein product MSEPAHHVLHQILVVGVNHRTAPVEVREQLAFPAKLVDGALQDLLTLPSVDEGVILSTCNRVEVVAVARDGHAGLAEIEDFLKSQPDVHLKPTQDQLYHHARKNAVRHVFRVASSLDSMVVGEPQILGQLKEYYAIAQQAGTVGSILHRLFHRSFAVAKRVRQDTGIANRPVSVGSVAVDLARRIFDRLEEKTVMVIGSGAMGEALVRHLVENGVRSLMITNRTFEKAVELADRFEASPIRFEDYDRYLRLADVVIGSVESEQALMTRDTAAEVLRERKQDNMFLIDLGVPRNFDPLINDLDNVYLYHIDDLTDVARENLRGRESEADKGEEIVDQEVEAFHRWLTSLDQVPTIVALKRKLEEIRRGELKKSLESSLKDVSERERKAIEDLTAAMINKILHAPLTRLKQQPGNDAAYDDAVRALFDLDEEPVPGGPPDADLDEERVPGHLPDADPDEERVPGRPPETSFPRKRESRGGEG
- the ccsA gene encoding cytochrome c biogenesis protein CcsA, whose product is MYQSLLQATAGFYLLATGAFILYLFSQRESFSRAGQWLLLAGFVGHAVKFAFLFHDAGFPALAQTAATHSFYGWLMVGVYLTVQLQYRLPILGGFVAPLAFLMSLRSIALGEPGLETPPALLTYWLPLHVTLALLGNAVFALAFAVSVVYLVVRRQLKQKRMTGLSRTVPALETLDRLNKIFLVWGFPFMTLGILTGSVWAYAHWGNFWSWDPRQITSALTWLLYGILLHGRLTAGWRGRKAAVWTIAGFLIVLGYFLWGDAFFLSRHGGRFE